Proteins encoded together in one Lathyrus oleraceus cultivar Zhongwan6 chromosome 5, CAAS_Psat_ZW6_1.0, whole genome shotgun sequence window:
- the LOC127087005 gene encoding V-type proton ATPase subunit a1 encodes MERFIDNLPPMDLMRSEKMTFVQLIIPAESAQRAVSYLGELGLLQFRDLNADKSPFQRTFVNQVKRCAEMSRKLRFFKDQINKAGLMSSSRTLLQPDIDLEDLEVHLAEHEHELIEMNSNSDKLRQSYNELLEFKIVLQKACSFLISSHGRAISDEVELQDNVYSNGDYVETSSLLDQEMRPEPSNTSSLRFISGIICKSKALRFERMLFRATRGNMLFNHAPAGEQIMDPVSTEMIEKTVFVVFFSGEQARTKILKICEAFGANCYPVPEDISKHGQITREVTSRLTDLEATLDAGIRHRNKALAYIADHITKWMDLVRREKAVYDTLNMLNFDVTKKCLVGEGWCPMIAKSQMQEALQRATFDSNSQVGIIFHQMDAVESPPTYFRTNTFTNPYQEIVDAYGVARYQEANPAVYTTVVFPFLFAMMFGDWGHGICLLLGALVLISRENKLSTQKLGSFMEMLFGGRYVILLMSLFSIYCGLIYNEFFSVPFHIFGPSAFQCRDTSCRDAHTIGLVKYRDPYPFGVDPSWRGSRTELAFLNSMKMKMSILFGVAHMNLGIILSYFNARFFGSSLDIRYQFVPQMIFLNSLFGYLSLLIIVKWCTGSQADLYHVMIYMFLSPTDELGENQLFWGQRPLQIVLLLLAVIAVPWMLFPKPFILKKLHTERFQGRSYGILNTSEMDLEVEPDSAREHHHEEFNFSEVFVHQMIHSIEFVLGSVSNTASYLRLWALSLAHSELSTVFYEKVLLLAWGYDNLIIRLVGLTVFAFATAFILLMMESLSAFLHALRLHWVEFQNKFYHGDGYKFKPFSFASLTEDDD; translated from the exons ATGGAGCGCTTCATTGACAACTTACCGCCGATGGATCTGATGCGATCCGAGAAGATGACTTTCGTTCAACTCATCATCCCGGCCGAGTCCGCTCAGCGTGCCGTCTCCTATTTAGGCGAACTCGGTCTTCTTCAATTCAGAGAC TTAAATGCTGACAAAAGCCCTTTCCAGAGAACGTTTGTTAATCAG GTAAAGCGATGTGCTGAAATGTCAAGAAAGCTAAGATTTTTCAAGGATCAAATCAATAAAGCTGGTCTAATGTCATCTTCTCGTACTCTATTGCAACCGGACATTGATTTGGAAGATTTAGAG GTACATCTTGCTGAGCACGAACATGAGCTAATTGAAATGAACTCTAATAGTGACAAACTTCGGCAATCATATAACGAACTTTTGGAGTTCAAGATTGTATTACAGAAG GCATGCAGCTTTCTTATTTCTAGTCACGGTCGTGCTATTTCAGATGAGGTAGAACTACAAGATAATGTGTACTCAAATGGGGACTATGTTGAGACATCATCTTTGCTTGATCAG GAAATGAGACCCGAGCCATCAAATACGTCTAGTTTAAGATTTATCAGTGGGATAATTTGTAAATCCAAGGCTCTTAGGTTTGAAAGAATGTTATTTCGTGCTACAAGAGGCAATATGCTTTTCAATCATGCACCAGCTGGCGAACAAATCATGGATCCTGTTTCAACTGAGATG ATTGAGAAAACAGTGTTCGTTGTGTTTTTCTCCGGGGAACAGGCAAGAACAAAGATTCTGAAAATTTGTGAGGCATTTGGTGCAAATTGTTATCCTGTTCCTGAAGATATAAGCAAGCATGGGCAAATAACTAGGGAG GTTACATCACGTCTTACTGACTTAGAGGCAACTTTGGATGCTGGGATTAGGCACCGGAACAAGGCGCTAGCTTATATTGCAGACCATATAACAAAATGGATGGACCTG GTAAGAAGAGAAAAGGCCGTGTATGATACACTGAACATGTTAAACTTTGATGTCACAAAAAAATGTCTTGTTGGAGAGGGATGGTGCCCTATGATTGCAAAATCACAG ATGCAGGAGGCACTGCAACGTGCAACTTTTGATAGCAACTCTCAAGTTGGCATAATCTTCCATCAAATGGATGCAGTGGAATCACCACCGACATATTTTAGGACCAACACTTTCACAAATCCTTATCAGGAAATTGTTGATGCATATGG TGTTGCAAGATACCAAGAAGCAAATCCTGCAGTTTACACAACTGTTGTATTCCCCTTCCTATTTGCTATGATGTTTGGGGACTGGGGTCATGGAATTTGCCTGTTGCTGGGAGCATTAGTTCTTATATCACGTGAAAACAAGCTCAGTACACAG AAGCTTGGAAGCTTCATGGAGATGCTATTTGGTGGTCGATATGTGATTCTCTTGATGTCACTATTTTCAATCTATTGTGGGTTAATCTACAACGAGTTCTTTTCTGTTCCTTTTCACATATTTGGTCCATCAGCATTTCAATGCCGGGATACTTCATGCAG GGATGCACATACTATTGGCTTAGTCAAATACCGTGATCCATACCCGTTTGGTGTGGATCCTAGCTGGCGTGGAAGTCGTACAGAATTAGCTTTTTTGAACTCTATGAAGATGAAGATGTCCATCCTGTTTGGTGTGGCACATATGAACTTGGGAATTATATTAAGTTATTTCAATGCTCGTTTCTTTGGAAGCTCATTGGATATAAG GTACCAATTTGTGCCACAGATGATCTTCCTCAACAGTCTCTTTGGATATCTTTCCCTTCTCATTATTGTTAAGTGGTGTACTGGCTCTCAAGCAGACCTTTATCATGTGATGATATATATGTTTTTAAGCCCTACAGACGAACTTGGTGAAAATCAGTTGTTCTGGGGCCAAAGACCACTTCAA ATTGTGTTATTGCTTTTAGCTGTAATTGCAGTTCCATGGATGCTCTTTCCAAAACCTTTTATACTAAAGAAGCTTCATACTGAG CGATTTCAAGGCCGTAGTTATGGTATTTTGAATACTTCTGAAATGGATCTTGAGGTGGAACCAGATTCTGCCAGGGAACATCATCATGAAGAGTTCAATTTCAGTGAGGTTTTTGTTCACCAAATGATCCACTCCATCGAGTTTGTTTTAGGTTCAGTTTCTAATACGGCGTCCTATCTTCGACTGTGGGCATTAAG TTTGGCTCACTCCGAACTTTCTACCGTTTTCTATGAAAAAGTGTTGCTTCTTGCTTGGGG GTATGACAATCTCATCATTCGGTTAGTGGGGCTAACAGTTTTTGCCTTTGCAACTGCCTTTATACTACTCATGATGGAGAGTCTCAGTGCTTTTCTTCATGCCCTGCGGCTTCACTGGGTAGAATTTCAAAATAAATTCTACCATGGTGATGGCTACAAGTTCAAGCCTTTTTCATTTGCTTCTTTAACGGAAGATGACGATTGA